One stretch of Rhipicephalus sanguineus isolate Rsan-2018 chromosome 10, BIME_Rsan_1.4, whole genome shotgun sequence DNA includes these proteins:
- the LOC119372033 gene encoding zinc finger protein 425 — MEEKKGGAATPSSRREAHNEYCRERRKLQAQSDHPADRARRDMRLAKNRERMRVKIAAETPQEREARLAAGRRSYHARRRANLAAERRGSKRPATVDVINEPQVCIKPVFTDVVIKTEPLDTADDSPVSGCCDTCTTVDGHEHECDICHKIFNTCLHLLQHSVVHYKEVPFMCSNCGAVFARREDKEKHEGRHTDKEVHRCVRCGMLCLNETMFRLHILEHYGQPSFDCHLCPMVFPLEEQLISHLQIHGEEPVHRCPQCDATFRSKGWLSKHLKSHHTV, encoded by the exons atggaggaaaaaaaaggtgGAGCAGCGACTCCATCGAGCCGTCGCGAGGCTCACAACGAGTACTGCCGGGAACGTCGGAAACTACAAGCCCAATCGGATCATCCCGCCGACAGAGCTCGACGAGACATGCGACTCGCGAAGAACAGGGAGAGGATGCGCGTGAAGATCGCTGCCGAAACACCGCAAGAACGAGAAGCGAGACTGGCGGCCGGTCGGCGAAGTTACCACGCTCGCAGGCGCGCCAATCTCGCCGCCGAACGACGAG gAAGCAAACGGCCTGCAACCGTAGATGTCATCAACGAACCTCAAGTGTGCATTAAGCCTGTGTTTACAGACGTTGTCATCAAGACTGAACCTCTGGACACTGCAGATGATTCGCCTGTCAGTGGCTGCTGTGACACCTGCACAACAGTAGACGGTCACGAGCACGAATGCGACATCTGTCACAAGATCTTCAACACGTGCCTGCACCTCCTTCAGCACTCCGTTGTGCACTACAAGGAGGTTCCGTTCATGTGTTCAAATTGCGGAGCAGTGTTTGCGCGCCGGGAAGACAAGGAGAAGCACGAGGGCAGACACACCGACAAGGAGGTGCACCGGTGCGTGAGGTGCGGCATGTTGTGCCTGAATGAGACAATGTTCCGGCTACACATTCTGGAACACTATGGCCAGCCTTCGTTCGACTGCCACTTGTGCCCTATGGT GTTTCCGTTAGAGGAACAGCTTATAAGTCATTTACAAATCCACGGCGAGGAACCAGTTCATAGGTGCCCACAATGTGATGCCACATTTAGGAGCAAAGGTTGGCTTTCAAAGCACCTTAAATCCCACCACACTGTTTGA